The Tistrella mobilis genome window below encodes:
- the kdpC gene encoding potassium-transporting ATPase subunit KdpC, giving the protein MLRNIRRAVVPLALFSGLLGLAYPLAMTGLAGAIAPRQAAGSPVTDAAGRVVGSALVGQDFTSPGYFHGRPSAVGYDAAAAGASNLGPTSAALAAQIGDRIAAVRAETGAGGAIPADLVTASGSGLDPDLSPEAVRLQVPRVAAARQMAPDAVEALVAAHVERPVAGLIGWPRVNLLRLNMALDAMAGPGAG; this is encoded by the coding sequence ATGTTGCGCAACATCCGCCGGGCGGTGGTGCCGCTCGCGCTGTTTTCAGGCCTGCTCGGCCTCGCCTATCCGCTGGCCATGACCGGTCTTGCCGGGGCGATCGCACCCCGGCAGGCCGCGGGCAGCCCGGTCACCGATGCGGCGGGCCGGGTGGTCGGTTCGGCGCTGGTCGGCCAGGATTTCACCTCGCCCGGCTACTTCCACGGCCGGCCGTCGGCGGTGGGCTATGATGCGGCGGCCGCCGGCGCCTCCAATCTGGGGCCGACCTCGGCTGCGCTGGCGGCACAGATCGGCGACCGTATCGCCGCGGTTCGGGCGGAGACGGGGGCGGGCGGCGCGATCCCTGCCGATCTGGTGACGGCCTCGGGCTCGGGGCTCGACCCCGATCTCTCGCCCGAAGCGGTGCGGCTGCAGGTCCCGCGGGTGGCGGCCGCCCGGCAGATGGCGCCTGATGCGGTGGAGGCTCTGGTCGCCGCCCATGTCGAGCGGCCCGTGGCCGGGCTGATCGGCTGGCCGCGGGTCAACCTGCTGCGGCTCAACATGGCGCTCGACGCCATGGCCGGCCCCGGGGCAGGCTGA
- the kdpB gene encoding potassium-transporting ATPase subunit KdpB → MRTSEDIRLVDPALLSRAAREAFTKLSPQALAGNPVMLTTAVVAAVATVLAGLELATGGPHGPVLAQICLWLWATVLFGNFAEALAEGRGRARADSLRATQSETLAKLLPGMPRGDARIHDWREVSSRDLGLDDLVYVEAGDIVPADGEVVAGIASVDESAITGESAPVIRESGGDRSAVTGGTRVVSDAIVVRVTQRPGESFLDRMIGLVEGATRRKTPNEIALTILLVSLTLIFLIVVASLEAFAAFSGTLLPVGFLIALLVTLIPTTIGGLLSAIGIAGMDRLIRAGVVARSGRAVEAAGDVDVLLLDKTGTITFGNRMADAFLPLPGVGEARLAEIAALASLGDETPEGRSILDLARKAHGFRAEVAEVARLVAFTAQTRISGADLTDGRRVRKGAGDAILKQAKGSVPPQLGHLVDQVARSGGTPLVVAEDDRPLGVIHLKDVIKPGIRERFSELRRMGIRTVMITGDNPITAAAIAAEAGVDDVLAEATPERKLELIRAEQAKGRMVAMCGDGSNDAPALAQADVGVAMNEGTPAAKEAANLIDLDSDPTKLIEVVMVGKQLLVSRGALTTFSIANDVAKYFAIVPALFAGVYPALGALDVMQLSSPESAILSAVIFNALIIVALVPLALKGVTARAASAAALLRRNLLVYGLGGLIAPFIGIKAIDMIVSGLGLV, encoded by the coding sequence ATGCGTACATCCGAGGACATCCGCCTCGTCGACCCGGCGCTGCTGTCGCGCGCCGCCCGCGAGGCCTTCACCAAACTGTCGCCGCAGGCTCTTGCCGGCAACCCGGTCATGCTGACCACCGCGGTGGTCGCCGCCGTCGCAACCGTCCTTGCCGGGCTGGAGCTCGCAACCGGCGGCCCGCATGGTCCGGTACTGGCGCAGATCTGTCTCTGGCTCTGGGCCACGGTGCTGTTCGGCAACTTCGCCGAGGCACTGGCCGAGGGGCGCGGCCGGGCCCGTGCTGACAGCCTGCGCGCCACCCAGTCCGAGACGCTGGCCAAACTGCTGCCGGGTATGCCCCGTGGCGATGCCCGCATCCACGACTGGCGTGAGGTATCCTCCCGCGATCTCGGCCTCGACGATCTGGTCTATGTCGAGGCGGGCGATATCGTGCCCGCCGATGGCGAGGTCGTCGCCGGCATCGCCTCGGTCGATGAAAGCGCCATCACGGGCGAAAGCGCGCCGGTGATCCGCGAGAGCGGCGGCGACCGCTCCGCCGTCACCGGCGGCACCCGGGTGGTGTCGGATGCGATCGTGGTCCGGGTCACCCAGCGGCCGGGAGAGAGCTTCCTCGACCGGATGATCGGTCTGGTCGAGGGGGCGACGCGGCGCAAGACGCCGAACGAGATTGCGCTCACCATTCTGCTGGTCTCGCTGACGCTCATCTTCCTGATCGTGGTCGCCAGCCTTGAAGCCTTCGCCGCTTTCTCGGGCACGCTGCTTCCGGTCGGCTTCCTGATCGCGTTGCTGGTCACCCTGATCCCCACCACCATCGGTGGTCTGTTGTCGGCGATCGGTATCGCCGGCATGGACCGGCTGATCCGCGCAGGCGTGGTCGCCCGATCGGGCCGTGCGGTCGAAGCGGCGGGCGACGTCGATGTGCTGCTGCTCGACAAGACCGGTACCATCACCTTCGGCAATCGTATGGCCGACGCCTTCCTGCCCCTGCCCGGCGTGGGAGAGGCAAGGCTGGCCGAGATTGCGGCGCTCGCCAGTCTGGGCGACGAGACGCCGGAAGGCCGTTCCATCCTCGACCTCGCCCGCAAGGCCCACGGCTTCCGTGCCGAGGTGGCGGAGGTGGCGCGCCTGGTGGCCTTCACCGCCCAGACCCGGATCTCGGGGGCCGACCTCACCGATGGCCGCCGGGTCCGCAAGGGGGCGGGCGATGCCATCCTGAAACAGGCGAAGGGCAGCGTGCCCCCGCAGCTCGGCCATCTGGTCGATCAGGTCGCGCGCAGCGGCGGCACGCCGCTGGTGGTGGCGGAAGACGACCGGCCGCTGGGTGTCATCCATCTGAAGGATGTGATCAAGCCGGGCATCCGCGAACGCTTTTCCGAGCTGCGCCGGATGGGCATCCGCACGGTGATGATCACCGGCGACAACCCGATCACGGCGGCGGCGATCGCGGCCGAGGCCGGCGTCGACGACGTTCTGGCCGAGGCGACGCCTGAACGCAAGCTGGAGCTGATCCGCGCCGAACAGGCGAAGGGCCGCATGGTCGCGATGTGCGGCGACGGTTCCAATGATGCGCCGGCCCTTGCCCAGGCCGATGTCGGTGTTGCGATGAACGAGGGCACGCCGGCCGCCAAGGAGGCGGCCAATCTGATCGATCTCGACAGCGACCCCACCAAGCTGATCGAGGTGGTGATGGTCGGCAAGCAGCTGCTGGTCAGCCGCGGCGCCCTCACCACCTTCTCGATCGCCAATGACGTGGCGAAATATTTCGCCATCGTCCCGGCGCTGTTCGCGGGCGTCTATCCGGCGCTGGGGGCGCTCGACGTCATGCAGCTTTCAAGCCCCGAAAGCGCGATCCTCTCGGCGGTCATCTTCAACGCCCTGATCATCGTGGCGCTGGTGCCGCTGGCGCTCAAAGGCGTTACGGCGCGGGCCGCCTCTGCTGCGGCGCTGCTGCGCCGGAACCTGCTGGTCTATGGTCTGGGCGGGCTGATCGCGCCCTTCATCGGCATCAAGGCGATCGACATGATCGTCTCGGGCCTCGGTCTGGTCTGA
- the kdpA gene encoding potassium-transporting ATPase subunit KdpA — MTSLDFGRIALYLAILALIAVPLGRWTVAAASPSGRLGRIFAPVEAGILNLSGVRAGRESSWLGYALGLIAFNYAGFLLLYGVLRLQGVLPWNPAGIPPLDPALAFNTAISFVTNTNWQAYSGEAQLSSFSQAFGLGVQNFLSAATGIAVMVALARGFARAETPTIGCLTTDVTRITLRLLLPLAIAVTILLVLQGVPQVMSGTLASIGLDGHAQTIPLGPVASQVAIKQLGTNGGGFYGVNSAHPLENPTAWSNLIEVVAILALPAAMPFAFGRLAGDPRQGRALFLAMLIPFALFVGLTVWAETTGNPIHHALGLAGPNMEGKEVRFGATDSAIWAAATTAASNGSVNAMHDSFTPLGGMVAMIGMMLGEVIFGGVGSGLYGLIIFAVIAVFAAGLMVGRTPEYMGKKIEAREMTLAMLALIGLAVAMLVPAALSAVLPAGRAAVQDAGPHGLSEILYAYASAAGNNGSAFAGFGATRTFHAIAVGIAMMIGRYLPVVVVLAIAGSLAAKKKIPATAGTLPTHGPLFIGLLIGTVAIIGGLTYFPALALGPVAEHLSMLLGRTF, encoded by the coding sequence ATGACATCCCTGGATTTCGGGCGGATCGCGCTCTATCTCGCGATCCTGGCCCTGATCGCGGTGCCGCTCGGCCGCTGGACGGTCGCCGCCGCATCTCCTTCCGGCCGTTTGGGCCGCATCTTCGCGCCGGTCGAGGCCGGCATCCTCAACCTGTCGGGCGTGCGTGCCGGCCGCGAGAGCAGCTGGCTCGGCTATGCGCTGGGGCTGATCGCCTTCAACTATGCGGGCTTCCTGCTGCTCTACGGGGTGCTGCGCCTGCAGGGCGTCCTGCCCTGGAACCCGGCCGGCATTCCGCCGCTCGATCCGGCACTCGCCTTCAACACCGCGATCAGCTTCGTCACCAACACCAACTGGCAGGCCTATTCGGGGGAGGCGCAGCTGTCTTCCTTCTCGCAGGCTTTCGGGCTGGGGGTGCAGAACTTCCTGTCGGCGGCCACCGGCATTGCGGTGATGGTGGCGCTGGCGCGCGGGTTCGCCCGTGCCGAGACGCCGACCATCGGCTGCCTGACCACCGACGTCACCCGCATCACGCTGCGCCTGCTGCTGCCGCTGGCGATCGCAGTGACCATCCTGCTGGTGCTGCAGGGTGTGCCGCAGGTGATGTCGGGCACGCTCGCCTCCATCGGCCTCGACGGCCATGCCCAGACCATTCCGCTCGGGCCCGTGGCCTCGCAGGTGGCGATCAAGCAGCTCGGTACCAATGGCGGCGGCTTCTACGGCGTCAACTCCGCCCATCCGCTGGAAAACCCGACCGCCTGGTCGAACCTGATCGAGGTGGTGGCGATCCTGGCCCTGCCGGCGGCGATGCCCTTCGCCTTCGGTCGCCTTGCCGGCGACCCGCGCCAGGGTCGGGCGCTGTTCCTGGCCATGCTGATCCCCTTCGCGCTGTTCGTGGGGCTGACCGTCTGGGCGGAGACGACCGGCAACCCGATCCACCACGCGCTGGGCCTCGCCGGCCCCAACATGGAAGGCAAGGAGGTCCGCTTCGGGGCGACCGACAGTGCGATCTGGGCGGCGGCGACCACGGCCGCATCCAACGGCTCGGTCAATGCCATGCATGACAGCTTCACCCCGCTCGGCGGCATGGTCGCCATGATCGGCATGATGCTGGGCGAGGTGATCTTCGGCGGCGTCGGCAGCGGGCTCTACGGGCTGATCATCTTCGCCGTGATCGCGGTGTTTGCCGCCGGGCTGATGGTCGGCCGGACACCCGAATACATGGGCAAGAAGATCGAGGCGCGCGAGATGACGCTGGCGATGCTGGCGCTGATCGGCCTTGCGGTCGCCATGCTGGTGCCCGCCGCCCTGTCGGCCGTGCTGCCCGCCGGCCGGGCGGCCGTGCAGGATGCCGGTCCGCACGGCCTGTCCGAGATCCTCTACGCCTATGCCTCGGCGGCCGGAAATAACGGCTCGGCCTTCGCGGGCTTTGGCGCCACCCGGACCTTCCATGCCATTGCCGTCGGCATCGCGATGATGATCGGTCGCTATCTGCCGGTGGTGGTCGTGCTGGCGATCGCCGGCAGCCTTGCGGCCAAGAAGAAGATCCCGGCCACCGCCGGCACCCTGCCGACCCACGGCCCGCTCTTCATCGGCCTGCTGATCGGCACGGTCGCGATCATCGGCGGCCTCACCTATTTCCCGGCGCTCGCGCTCGGCCCCGTCGCGGAGCATCTGTCCATGCTCCTCGGCCGGACGTTCTGA
- a CDS encoding DUF6655 family protein, with product MRVGSLVASLIAALALAACSSSRESLPARTATEQLLLSSAVDRAAQELTLDLPQDAPVFLDTTNFEAIDGKYAIGAVREQLLRRGARLMPDRALADVVIEIRSGALSIDDESSLLGLPAIDIPVPMSDVSTPELALVKRDERRGTVKLAAIAYDAHDGRFVDATGPVYGYSHITDWTVLVFSWTSSDILPEEEHVPAITASLRDFGLASAPGE from the coding sequence ATGCGCGTCGGCAGCCTTGTTGCCTCCCTGATCGCAGCCCTTGCGCTGGCAGCCTGTTCATCCTCACGCGAGAGCCTGCCGGCCAGGACGGCGACCGAGCAGCTTCTGTTGTCTTCGGCGGTTGACAGGGCGGCGCAGGAATTGACCCTGGACCTGCCGCAGGATGCGCCGGTTTTCCTCGACACCACCAATTTCGAAGCGATCGACGGCAAGTATGCGATCGGGGCCGTGCGCGAACAGCTGCTGCGCCGCGGCGCCCGGCTGATGCCGGATCGGGCGCTTGCCGATGTCGTGATCGAGATCCGCTCGGGCGCGCTGTCGATCGATGACGAAAGCTCGCTGCTCGGCCTGCCTGCGATCGACATTCCGGTGCCGATGAGCGATGTCAGCACCCCCGAACTGGCCCTGGTGAAGCGCGACGAACGCCGTGGCACGGTCAAGCTGGCCGCCATCGCCTATGATGCCCATGACGGACGGTTCGTCGATGCCACCGGCCCGGTCTATGGCTATTCCCACATCACCGACTGGACGGTTCTGGTGTTCTCGTGGACCAGCAGCGACATCCTGCCGGAAGAGGAACACGTGCCGGCGATCACCGCCAGCCTCCGGGATTTCGGCCTGGCGAGTGCGCCGGGAGAATAG
- a CDS encoding tetratricopeptide repeat protein yields the protein MVNDVLKLVLSGAERRPSPVMSRRLDALFRALQAPTDDRDPEDIQAMIWALWCEHHDPDATRALSRAIDAMVAGRLVVAEGVLDRTVLRWPDFAEAWNRRATLYYMQERDQESLEDIRTALELEPRHFGAICGFGQICMRRGDRTAALAAFETALRLNPYLANVRQMVEALAEDLPRTVN from the coding sequence ATGGTCAACGACGTTCTGAAGCTGGTCCTGAGCGGGGCCGAAAGACGACCGTCGCCGGTGATGTCCCGGCGCCTGGATGCCTTGTTCCGCGCCTTGCAGGCGCCCACCGACGATCGCGATCCCGAAGACATCCAGGCCATGATCTGGGCGTTGTGGTGCGAGCATCACGACCCGGATGCGACCCGTGCGCTGTCGCGCGCCATCGATGCCATGGTCGCCGGCCGGCTGGTGGTCGCGGAAGGCGTGCTGGACCGCACCGTGCTGCGCTGGCCCGATTTCGCCGAAGCCTGGAACCGTCGCGCCACGCTCTATTACATGCAGGAACGCGACCAGGAGAGCCTGGAAGACATCCGCACGGCACTTGAGCTGGAACCCCGCCATTTCGGCGCGATCTGTGGCTTTGGTCAGATCTGCATGCGCCGCGGCGACCGCACCGCGGCGCTCGCTGCCTTCGAAACGGCGCTGCGGCTCAACCCCTATCTTGCCAATGTCCGCCAGATGGTCGAGGCTCTGGCCGAGGATCTGCCGCGCACGGTGAACTGA
- the glpK gene encoding glycerol kinase GlpK, translating to MPATRKDDVARKDDVAREGLILALDQGTTSTRAMLFNRAMQVVATDQQEFPQHFPASGHVEHDAEDLWRTSVETMRGALAKAGVGAAALAGIGITNQRETTVVWDRETGRAIHPAIVWQDRRTARICADLKRDGHEQLVRDRSGLLLDPYFSATKASWILDKVPGARAAAEAGKLAFGTVDAFLIWRMTGGRVHATDATNASRTMLYDIHRGAWCPDLCKVFGVPMGMLPEVRDSAGDFGETLPDLLGVSVPIRGVAGDQQAATTGQACFKPGMVKATYGTGCFALLVTGNQSVRSRNRLLTTVALQLNGRRSYALEGSIFVAGAAVQWLRDGLGLIETSAQTEVLAAEADPAQSVYLVPAFTGLGAPHWDADARGAMFGLTRATGPREIARAVLDSVAYQTRDLVEAMRGDWEGAGFSETVLRVDGGMVASDWLMQRLADMLATPVDRPKLRETTAMGAAYLAGLATGVYPEPDVFAEGWALDRRFEPGMAEAERERLYGGWQDAVRRTLTRS from the coding sequence ATGCCCGCCACCCGCAAAGATGATGTCGCCCGCAAGGATGATGTTGCCCGTGAAGGTCTGATCCTGGCACTCGACCAGGGAACCACCTCGACGCGCGCCATGCTGTTCAATCGCGCCATGCAGGTGGTCGCGACCGACCAGCAGGAGTTTCCCCAGCACTTTCCCGCCTCGGGCCATGTCGAACACGACGCCGAGGATCTGTGGCGGACCAGCGTCGAGACCATGCGTGGCGCGCTGGCGAAGGCTGGTGTCGGCGCTGCGGCGCTTGCCGGTATCGGCATCACCAATCAGCGCGAAACCACGGTGGTCTGGGATCGCGAGACCGGGCGGGCCATCCACCCGGCGATCGTCTGGCAGGACCGGCGCACGGCGCGGATCTGCGCCGATCTGAAGCGCGACGGGCATGAACAGCTGGTCCGCGACCGCTCGGGCCTGCTGCTCGACCCGTATTTTTCGGCGACCAAGGCCTCGTGGATCCTGGACAAGGTGCCGGGCGCCAGGGCGGCGGCGGAGGCGGGCAAACTCGCCTTCGGCACGGTCGATGCCTTCCTGATCTGGCGGATGACCGGCGGCCGGGTGCATGCGACCGACGCGACCAATGCCTCGCGCACCATGCTCTACGACATCCATCGCGGCGCCTGGTGCCCGGATCTGTGCAAGGTCTTCGGGGTGCCGATGGGCATGCTGCCCGAGGTGCGCGACAGCGCCGGCGATTTCGGCGAAACCCTGCCCGACCTGCTGGGTGTATCGGTGCCGATCCGCGGTGTCGCCGGCGACCAGCAGGCGGCCACCACCGGCCAGGCCTGTTTCAAGCCGGGCATGGTCAAGGCGACCTATGGCACCGGCTGCTTCGCCCTGCTGGTCACGGGCAATCAGTCGGTGCGGTCCCGCAACCGGCTGCTGACCACGGTGGCGCTGCAGCTGAACGGCCGGCGCAGCTATGCGCTGGAAGGGTCGATCTTCGTGGCCGGTGCCGCAGTGCAGTGGCTGCGCGACGGGCTTGGGCTGATCGAGACCTCCGCCCAGACCGAGGTGCTGGCGGCAGAGGCCGATCCGGCGCAGAGCGTCTATCTGGTGCCGGCCTTCACCGGCCTTGGCGCGCCGCATTGGGATGCCGATGCCCGTGGTGCGATGTTCGGCCTGACCCGGGCCACCGGCCCGCGCGAGATTGCGCGCGCGGTGCTGGATTCGGTCGCCTATCAGACCCGCGATCTGGTCGAGGCGATGCGCGGTGATTGGGAAGGTGCCGGGTTTTCCGAAACCGTGCTGCGCGTCGACGGCGGCATGGTCGCCAGCGACTGGCTGATGCAGCGTCTGGCCGACATGCTGGCGACCCCGGTCGATCGGCCGAAGCTGCGCGAGACCACGGCCATGGGGGCGGCCTACCTGGCCGGCCTCGCCACCGGCGTCTATCCTGAGCCGGATGTCTTCGCCGAAGGCTGGGCGCTGGACCGGCGCTTCGAGCCGGGCATGGCAGAGGCGGAGCGTGAGCGGCTCTATGGTGGCTGGCAGGATGCCGTGCGCCGCACCCTGACCCGCAGCTGA